A genome region from Dolichospermum compactum NIES-806 includes the following:
- the cas6 gene encoding CRISPR-associated endoribonuclease Cas6, with the protein MPESATSNKRKNPSKNTPLIWADDTELVSLVFDLEVTDSTALYSQYTIGLHAWFLDQVRQINPALSAYLHDGESEKTFSISALEGQLLPTGKKLQLQANHIYRWQINAISQPVVQFLSEWLIQPPTTLKLRDVCLQIKQISIVNLPTTYKKLLQSSINHRNINLSFVSPTSFRRKGHHFPLPVPFNLFHSYLRRWNDFSGMPIEQEAFLEWIDENVIIHKHHLESVKVAAGKLGSVTGFTGAISLGLTKTALDNIEFTQLFYALVQLAPYCGTGHKTTFGLGQTCLDWVNPESNTSSEIINNLLPERIEELTAIFTAQRKRIGGERTEKIATTWATILARREMGESLQVIAEDLEVPYTTAKTYVKLARRMLKDMQSKV; encoded by the coding sequence ATGCCGGAATCAGCTACATCTAACAAACGTAAAAACCCATCAAAAAATACCCCTTTAATATGGGCAGATGATACCGAATTAGTTAGCTTAGTTTTTGACCTAGAAGTAACAGATTCCACTGCTCTATACTCGCAATATACCATTGGACTTCACGCTTGGTTTCTGGATCAGGTACGCCAAATTAACCCAGCGCTTTCAGCATATTTGCATGATGGTGAGTCAGAAAAAACCTTTAGTATTTCTGCACTAGAAGGTCAATTACTTCCCACAGGAAAAAAATTACAACTGCAAGCAAATCATATATATCGTTGGCAGATTAACGCCATTTCTCAACCAGTAGTTCAATTCTTGAGTGAGTGGTTAATACAACCGCCAACTACTTTAAAATTAAGAGATGTTTGCTTACAAATAAAACAGATAAGTATTGTTAATTTACCAACTACTTACAAAAAACTACTGCAATCATCTATAAACCATAGAAACATTAATCTGAGTTTTGTGTCCCCTACCAGTTTTCGCCGTAAAGGGCATCATTTTCCCCTTCCAGTTCCCTTCAATCTTTTCCATAGTTACCTCAGACGCTGGAATGATTTTTCAGGAATGCCCATAGAACAAGAAGCTTTTCTAGAATGGATAGATGAAAACGTCATCATTCACAAACACCACTTAGAATCAGTCAAAGTTGCAGCAGGTAAACTGGGTTCTGTCACTGGTTTTACAGGGGCAATTTCCCTGGGATTAACTAAAACTGCCTTAGATAACATTGAATTTACCCAATTATTTTATGCTTTAGTGCAACTTGCTCCCTACTGTGGAACAGGACACAAAACTACCTTTGGACTCGGACAAACCTGCTTGGACTGGGTAAACCCAGAATCAAATACATCTAGTGAAATTATCAATAACCTGCTACCAGAACGCATTGAGGAATTGACAGCAATATTCACAGCACAACGTAAACGGATAGGAGGAGAACGCACCGAAAAAATTGCTACAACTTGGGCAACGATTTTAGCACGCCGGGAAATGGGGGAATCATTACAGGTAATAGCTGAAGACTTGGAAGTACCTTACACCACAGCGAAAACCTATGTTAAATTAGCTCGTCGGATGCTTAAAGATATGCAATCCAAGGTTTAG